A genomic segment from Orientia tsutsugamushi str. Boryong encodes:
- a CDS encoding tyrosine-type recombinase/integrase encodes MISSKEGKYATANALLATLRTIFNKAIKWGLIENNPTLGIEQHKLQARERRLSYDEMGRFLQVLCGEASPLIRDFALLALYTGARKSNVLEMEWDNIDFERKIWHIPKTKNGKAQNIPLTDEAMEILQARKLISTSKWVLPSSTSESGHLSHPNTAWKIICEKASIKNFRIHDLRRTFASCMGDAGESQRTISIALNHINPNSTIPYTIACMELVREYMSKAIQIISECARSYNIYNTI; translated from the coding sequence ATGATATCCAGCAAAGAGGGAAAATATGCCACAGCAAATGCATTGCTAGCAACCTTACGCACTATATTTAATAAGGCAATAAAATGGGGATTAATAGAAAACAATCCTACTCTAGGGATAGAGCAGCATAAACTGCAAGCAAGAGAGAGACGTCTAAGTTACGATGAAATGGGTAGATTTTTACAAGTATTATGCGGAGAAGCAAGTCCATTGATAAGAGATTTTGCATTACTAGCGTTATATACTGGAGCTAGAAAAAGTAATGTGTTAGAGATGGAATGGGACAATATAGATTTTGAAAGAAAAATATGGCATATACCAAAAACTAAGAACGGAAAGGCGCAAAATATACCATTAACAGATGAGGCAATGGAAATATTGCAAGCAAGGAAATTAATATCTACAAGTAAATGGGTACTACCAAGTTCTACTAGCGAAAGCGGACACTTATCGCATCCAAATACCGCATGGAAGATAATTTGTGAAAAGGCAAGCATAAAAAATTTCAGAATACACGATCTAAGAAGGACGTTTGCAAGTTGTATGGGGGATGCAGGCGAAAGTCAGAGGACAATTAGTATAGCATTGAATCATATTAATCCAAACTCAACAATACCTTATACTATAGCTTGTATGGAGTTAGTACGAGAGTATATGTCTAAGGCTATACAAATAATTAGTGAATGTGCTAGAAGTTATAATATTTATAATACTATCTGA
- a CDS encoding BolA family protein, translating into MTSIQEIQDKLSVISPEVMKINDVSPLHKGHIEYLGPKQVSHIHILIISNKFNGMTKVTRHRLINSLLKTEFQNGLHAVSIQALTPSEYTIESDS; encoded by the coding sequence ATGACTTCTATACAAGAAATACAGGATAAATTATCTGTTATTAGTCCTGAAGTAATGAAAATTAATGATGTTAGTCCGCTACATAAAGGTCATATTGAATATTTAGGGCCTAAGCAAGTTTCACATATACATATACTTATCATATCAAACAAATTTAATGGTATGACTAAGGTAACAAGGCATAGATTAATTAATTCGTTACTGAAAACAGAATTTCAAAATGGCTTGCATGCTGTCTCAATACAAGCTCTTACACCATCAGAATATACTATTGAATCAGACAGTTGA
- the dnaK gene encoding molecular chaperone DnaK → MSGKEVAIGIDLGTTNSCVSIMEGKKPKVIENAEGVRVTPSIVAFTANGEVLVGDSAKRQAIPNPKNTFFATKRLIGRTFDDPTVKKDQELVPYNIVRANNGDAWVEANGNKYSPSQIGAHILQKMKAAAERYLGKPVNKAVITVPAYFNDAQRQATKDAGQIAGLEVLRIVNEPTAAALAYGFDKAGGSKNVVVYDLGGGTFDVSVLNLEDGVVEVKATNGDTFLGGEDFDMRLLNYLVDEFKKSNGINLKNDPFALQRLKDEAEKVKKELSSTQQVEVNLPYITADASGPKHLNVKLTRAKLESLVGDLITKTIEPCRKALEDANLKASDIHEVILVGGMTRMPKVIETVKEFFGREPHKGVNPDEVVALGAAIQAGVLQGDVKDILLLDVTPLSLGIETLGGVFTKLIDRNTTIPTKKSQIFSTAEDNQSAVTVRVFQGERAMAADNKLLGQFNFEGIPPARRGEPKIEVTFDIDANGIVNVSAKDLATNKEQKVTIQASGGLSKDDIEKMVQEAEKYASEDRKRQEAIELKNKAESIIYTTEKGLKEYGDKLPESDRNNITTIMNELQQAIKADNLDEIKSKTEALTTASMKIGEIIYKQQAEQAATGNNNTHGSSADNSSNKDDKVVEAEYEDIDKK, encoded by the coding sequence ATGTCAGGAAAAGAAGTAGCTATAGGAATTGATTTAGGAACAACAAATTCCTGTGTGTCAATTATGGAAGGAAAAAAACCAAAAGTAATAGAAAATGCAGAGGGAGTCAGAGTTACACCATCTATAGTCGCATTTACCGCCAATGGAGAAGTTTTAGTAGGTGATAGTGCAAAAAGGCAAGCTATACCTAATCCTAAAAATACTTTCTTTGCTACTAAAAGATTAATTGGGCGTACCTTTGATGATCCAACAGTAAAAAAAGATCAAGAATTAGTACCGTACAATATTGTTAGAGCAAATAATGGTGATGCTTGGGTTGAAGCTAATGGCAACAAATATTCTCCTAGCCAAATTGGAGCCCATATTCTACAAAAAATGAAAGCTGCAGCAGAGCGTTATTTAGGCAAGCCTGTAAATAAAGCAGTCATTACTGTACCAGCTTACTTTAATGATGCTCAGCGCCAGGCAACTAAGGATGCTGGACAAATTGCAGGATTAGAAGTACTAAGAATAGTTAATGAACCAACAGCTGCTGCACTAGCTTATGGATTTGATAAAGCTGGTGGCAGTAAAAATGTTGTAGTGTATGATTTAGGAGGAGGAACTTTTGACGTTTCAGTGTTAAACTTAGAAGATGGAGTAGTTGAAGTAAAAGCCACTAATGGTGATACATTTCTTGGTGGTGAAGATTTTGATATGCGATTACTAAATTACCTCGTAGATGAATTTAAAAAAAGTAATGGTATTAATCTAAAAAATGATCCGTTTGCTTTACAAAGACTAAAGGATGAAGCAGAAAAAGTTAAAAAAGAATTATCATCTACTCAGCAAGTGGAGGTAAATCTGCCTTATATTACTGCAGATGCAAGCGGCCCAAAGCATCTTAATGTTAAGCTAACTAGAGCTAAGCTAGAATCATTAGTAGGAGATTTGATAACTAAAACTATCGAGCCATGCCGTAAAGCTTTAGAAGATGCTAATTTAAAAGCTTCAGATATTCATGAAGTAATATTAGTTGGTGGTATGACTAGAATGCCAAAAGTAATTGAAACAGTAAAAGAATTTTTTGGTCGTGAGCCGCACAAAGGAGTAAACCCTGATGAAGTAGTAGCGCTTGGAGCTGCAATACAAGCAGGAGTATTACAAGGCGATGTTAAAGATATATTATTACTGGATGTTACACCACTATCTTTAGGAATTGAAACTTTAGGTGGAGTATTTACTAAATTAATTGATCGTAATACTACTATTCCAACCAAGAAAAGCCAAATTTTTTCGACAGCCGAGGATAATCAATCAGCTGTAACAGTAAGAGTATTTCAAGGTGAAAGAGCTATGGCAGCTGATAACAAATTACTAGGACAATTTAATTTTGAAGGCATTCCTCCAGCTAGACGTGGAGAACCTAAGATAGAAGTAACATTTGATATCGATGCTAATGGAATTGTGAATGTTTCAGCTAAAGATTTAGCAACAAATAAAGAGCAAAAAGTAACAATTCAGGCATCTGGTGGACTAAGTAAGGATGATATAGAAAAAATGGTTCAAGAAGCTGAAAAATATGCAAGCGAAGATCGCAAACGTCAAGAAGCTATCGAGCTAAAAAACAAAGCTGAGAGCATAATTTACACAACTGAAAAAGGTCTTAAAGAGTATGGCGACAAGCTTCCTGAAAGTGATAGAAATAATATTACTACAATTATGAATGAACTGCAGCAAGCTATTAAAGCTGACAATTTAGATGAGATAAAATCTAAAACTGAAGCATTAACTACTGCTAGCATGAAGATTGGAGAAATAATATATAAGCAACAAGCTGAACAAGCTGCAACAGGCAACAACAATACACATGGAAGCTCAGCTGATAATAGCAGTAACAAAGATGATAAGGTCGTAGAAGCTGAATATGAAGATATTGATAAAAAGTAA
- the dnaJ gene encoding molecular chaperone DnaJ, translating into MSDLDYYQVLGVSRTASQEEIKRAYRKLVLKYHPDHNPGDKNAEQKIKNINEAYDILKDEKKRSAYDQLGHQAFKNSGGGNYQQHHGFTGGIDPNDIFENIFGDFMGARRSSKTAFSKKAGANLKYDISLTLEEAFYGVTKIISFKTALTCDACAGKGSLDNNSTSSCPTCRGSGVTRSQQGFFFFENTCQTCRGAGHVIKNPCTKCYGEGRYINTRNLEVKIPAGVKEGSRIKLTGEGEAGSRGGKTGDLYVCITLIPHNTFSVDGNDLHCQLDINCTTAALGGEVEVADITGSKLKLKIPAGTQNNHKLKLSGKGMQILHSDRCGNMIVHVNIKVPKSLTKSQRELMIKLDKELNEASEEGFLSKVRNFWASGSE; encoded by the coding sequence ATGTCTGACTTAGATTATTATCAAGTTCTAGGAGTATCTAGAACTGCTTCTCAGGAAGAGATAAAAAGGGCTTATCGTAAGCTTGTTCTCAAGTATCATCCTGATCATAATCCTGGAGATAAAAATGCTGAACAAAAGATTAAGAACATTAATGAAGCATATGATATACTAAAAGATGAGAAAAAGAGAAGTGCATATGATCAATTAGGTCACCAAGCATTTAAAAACAGTGGTGGTGGAAATTATCAGCAACATCATGGGTTTACTGGAGGAATTGATCCAAATGATATTTTTGAAAATATATTTGGTGACTTCATGGGGGCAAGACGTTCATCAAAAACTGCTTTTTCTAAAAAAGCTGGAGCTAATTTAAAATATGATATTTCTTTAACTTTAGAAGAGGCATTTTATGGTGTAACTAAAATTATAAGTTTTAAAACAGCGCTGACATGTGATGCTTGTGCTGGAAAAGGTAGTTTAGATAACAATAGCACATCAAGTTGTCCTACATGTCGAGGAAGTGGAGTAACTAGATCTCAACAAGGCTTCTTCTTTTTTGAAAACACTTGTCAAACCTGTCGTGGAGCTGGGCACGTCATTAAAAACCCTTGTACAAAATGTTATGGTGAAGGCAGATATATTAATACCAGAAATCTTGAAGTTAAGATACCAGCAGGAGTAAAAGAAGGTAGTAGAATTAAACTTACTGGCGAAGGAGAAGCTGGAAGTAGAGGAGGTAAAACTGGTGATTTATATGTTTGCATAACACTTATTCCTCATAATACTTTTTCTGTTGACGGTAATGATCTACATTGCCAGCTTGATATTAATTGCACTACAGCTGCATTAGGTGGGGAAGTAGAGGTTGCAGATATAACAGGAAGCAAACTAAAACTTAAGATACCAGCTGGTACTCAAAATAATCATAAATTAAAACTTAGTGGTAAAGGAATGCAAATTTTGCATTCTGATCGCTGTGGAAATATGATTGTTCACGTTAATATCAAGGTACCAAAAAGTTTAACTAAATCTCAAAGAGAACTAATGATTAAATTAGATAAAGAGCTTAATGAAGCATCAGAAGAAGGGTTCTTAAGTAAAGTAAGAAATTTTTGGGCTAGTGGCAGTGAATAA
- the rsmH gene encoding 16S rRNA (cytosine(1402)-N(4))-methyltransferase RsmH, producing MNNIHTPVMATEMLSYLAPVDNETYLDCTFGTGGYSKLILSNCNCKIIAFDRDPAVISIASQFYQQYSNRFTFFNDNFVEANKYLSKSAKLNGIVMDLGVSSMQLDAANRGFSFRYDAELDMRMSQKGYKASELVNEASEHQLADIIYKFGEENKANKIAKHIVLAREKKPITTTLQLANIIREAVGYNNYYKKNKIDSATKTFQAIRIFINDELSAIQNFLNQSLELLAVNGRLIVVSFHALEDAIVKKFMHQNAVKKVAQSKYSTNKQLPLQNGVLHLLTKKIAVPTRTEIINNPRSRSARLRAALKINE from the coding sequence TTGAATAACATTCATACTCCAGTGATGGCTACAGAAATGCTAAGTTATTTAGCCCCAGTAGATAATGAGACATATCTAGATTGTACATTTGGCACTGGTGGATATAGCAAACTAATTTTGTCAAATTGTAATTGTAAAATTATCGCTTTTGACAGAGATCCAGCTGTAATAAGCATTGCTAGCCAATTTTATCAACAATACTCAAATAGATTTACTTTTTTTAATGACAATTTTGTTGAAGCTAATAAGTATTTATCTAAATCAGCAAAACTAAACGGTATAGTAATGGATTTAGGGGTTTCATCGATGCAACTAGATGCTGCTAATCGAGGTTTTTCATTTCGTTATGATGCTGAGCTTGATATGAGAATGAGCCAAAAAGGATATAAGGCTTCAGAACTTGTCAATGAAGCCTCTGAACATCAATTAGCTGATATTATTTACAAGTTTGGCGAAGAAAATAAAGCTAATAAAATTGCTAAGCATATTGTGCTTGCCAGAGAAAAAAAACCAATTACAACTACTCTGCAATTAGCCAATATAATTAGAGAAGCCGTTGGATATAACAATTATTATAAAAAGAATAAAATTGATTCAGCTACAAAAACTTTTCAGGCTATTAGAATTTTTATCAATGATGAATTATCTGCTATACAAAACTTCCTTAATCAAAGTTTAGAATTATTAGCTGTTAACGGCAGACTTATTGTAGTTAGTTTTCATGCATTAGAAGATGCTATTGTAAAAAAGTTTATGCATCAAAACGCAGTAAAGAAAGTTGCTCAATCAAAATATAGTACTAATAAGCAATTACCTTTACAAAATGGAGTATTACATTTATTAACTAAGAAAATAGCAGTACCAACTAGAACAGAGATTATCAATAATCCTAGATCTAGATCAGCGAGATTAAGAGCAGCATTAAAAATTAATGAATAG
- a CDS encoding Arm DNA-binding domain-containing protein has protein sequence MTSISSKFINRALRKIKIPKGEKLLIIHDPDIIGLKLKISCTVCGGIVRKTWILEQKYKNQSLKIRIVEFPYLSIKEARKIARELKTLMANGIDPRAVKHQQQIEENENRIKERERKANDITFKELCYKYIEEYAKIYTINWKENADRVHTYAQALYEKKISKIRMSDIEPIFNDIQQRGKICHSKCIASNLTHYI, from the coding sequence ATGACTTCAATATCATCAAAGTTTATAAATCGAGCACTACGTAAAATTAAAATTCCTAAGGGAGAAAAATTATTAATTATCCACGATCCAGATATAATAGGACTTAAACTGAAAATCTCATGTACAGTCTGTGGAGGAATAGTAAGAAAAACATGGATTTTAGAACAAAAATATAAAAACCAGAGTTTAAAAATAAGGATAGTGGAATTTCCATATTTATCTATTAAAGAAGCTAGAAAAATAGCAAGAGAATTAAAGACATTAATGGCGAACGGAATAGATCCAAGAGCAGTAAAACATCAACAACAGATAGAAGAAAATGAGAATCGTATAAAAGAAAGAGAAAGAAAAGCTAACGATATTACATTCAAAGAGCTGTGTTATAAGTATATTGAAGAGTATGCCAAAATATATACTATAAACTGGAAAGAGAATGCTGACAGAGTACATACTTATGCACAAGCATTATATGAAAAAAAGATAAGCAAGATTCGAATGAGTGATATTGAACCAATATTCAATGATATCCAGCAAAGAGGGAAAATATGCCACAGCAAATGCATTGCTAGCAACCTTACGCACTATATTTAA
- a CDS encoding enoyl-ACP reductase, whose protein sequence is MPGNNIQKNLALLTGKKGVILGVANSMSIAWKIAELCHTNEAEIAITYQDDKLKTRIEPLVEATKCSMFQCDVKKTASIDKLFDNLANNWGKLDFLVHSIAYTDKEALKGQYINTSQENFLNTLDISCYSFTYLSKKAAELMKSGGDILTLSYYGAKKVIPSYNVMGVAKAALEASVRYIAADLGAQNIRVNAISSGPIRTLSASAISNFSLMLNMHQSSAPLKRNTTQNDVANAALYLLSDLSNSITGQIHYVDCGYSIMGIDK, encoded by the coding sequence ATGCCAGGTAATAATATACAAAAAAATTTAGCCTTACTAACTGGCAAAAAGGGCGTTATACTTGGTGTAGCTAATTCAATGTCAATTGCTTGGAAAATTGCTGAACTATGCCATACTAATGAGGCTGAAATTGCTATAACATATCAAGATGATAAATTAAAAACACGTATAGAGCCATTAGTTGAAGCAACAAAATGTAGTATGTTTCAGTGCGATGTTAAGAAAACAGCATCTATTGATAAATTATTTGATAATCTAGCAAATAATTGGGGTAAATTAGATTTTTTAGTACATTCAATCGCTTATACAGATAAAGAAGCACTTAAAGGACAATACATAAACACTTCTCAAGAGAACTTTCTTAATACGCTTGATATTTCTTGTTATTCTTTTACTTATTTGAGCAAAAAAGCAGCCGAGCTAATGAAGAGTGGTGGAGACATACTGACTTTAAGTTACTATGGTGCTAAAAAGGTTATACCTTCATATAATGTTATGGGAGTCGCTAAAGCTGCATTAGAAGCTAGTGTAAGATATATAGCAGCTGATTTGGGAGCACAAAATATCAGAGTAAATGCAATTTCATCTGGGCCAATTAGAACTTTATCAGCAAGTGCAATTAGCAATTTTAGTTTAATGCTTAATATGCATCAGTCTTCTGCCCCACTAAAGCGAAATACTACTCAAAATGATGTTGCTAATGCTGCATTATATTTGCTAAGTGATCTAAGTAATAGTATTACTGGGCAAATACACTATGTTGATTGTGGTTATAGTATTATGGGAATAGATAAGTAA